One genomic region from Streptomyces venezuelae encodes:
- a CDS encoding DUF1275 family protein produces the protein MRKLLADAAHTLVPPRGDRHGPLPPLLLTLTVVTGLVDAVSYLGLGEVFVANMTGNVVLLGFALAGTAGLSAPATAVSTAAFLVGAVAGGRFGGRFAGHRGRLLASAMSVQAVLVTAALVTAALADDGPADPVRYTVIVLLGLAMGLQNAVVRRLGVPDLTTTVVTQTLTGLASDSTPDSAPNSTPGSAPGSPHDSAPDGGAGLRRDRRILSVLAILLGALMGALLLRVSLTLVLGVALALLAAAVLVTRRLSATDAPWVRP, from the coding sequence ATGCGCAAGCTGCTGGCCGACGCTGCCCACACATTGGTTCCGCCGCGGGGCGACCGGCACGGGCCGCTGCCACCGCTCCTGCTGACGCTGACAGTGGTGACCGGGCTGGTGGACGCGGTCAGCTACCTCGGGCTCGGGGAGGTCTTCGTGGCCAACATGACCGGCAACGTGGTGCTCCTCGGTTTCGCGCTGGCGGGCACCGCGGGGCTCTCCGCGCCCGCCACCGCCGTGTCGACGGCGGCGTTCCTCGTCGGCGCGGTGGCCGGTGGGCGCTTCGGCGGCCGGTTCGCCGGGCACCGCGGGCGACTGCTCGCCTCTGCCATGAGCGTGCAGGCGGTGCTCGTCACGGCGGCCCTCGTCACCGCGGCCCTGGCGGACGACGGGCCGGCCGACCCGGTCCGGTACACCGTGATCGTGCTTCTCGGGCTCGCCATGGGGCTGCAGAACGCGGTCGTCCGGCGCCTCGGTGTCCCCGACCTGACCACGACCGTGGTGACCCAGACGCTGACGGGCCTCGCCTCGGACTCCACCCCCGACTCCGCGCCGAACTCCACTCCGGGCTCCGCTCCGGGCTCCCCCCACGACTCCGCTCCGGACGGCGGGGCCGGGCTCCGGCGCGATCGTCGGATCCTGTCGGTCCTGGCGATCCTCCTCGGCGCCCTCATGGGCGCCCTGCTGCTCCGGGTCTCCCTGACGCTCGTCCTGGGGGTGGCGCTGGCGCTGCTCGCGGCAGCCGTCCTGGTCACGCGTCGTCTGTCGGCCACCGACGCGCCCTGGGTCAGGCCCTGA
- a CDS encoding carboxymuconolactone decarboxylase family protein produces MRTGRSKERRVNDVTAAQDGRRVYLDKQSPTAYRALVATADAVRATAAEAGLDRVLVELVNLRVSQINGCASCLDVHTRAALRAGETTRRLGVLPAWRDTELFTPRERAALALAEATTDPADSLAQERAYALAREVLNDDEISAVIWVAITINAFNRVSILSRHPVRDVRA; encoded by the coding sequence ATGCGCACGGGTCGGTCGAAGGAGCGCAGGGTGAACGACGTGACAGCGGCCCAGGACGGTCGACGGGTCTACCTCGACAAGCAGAGTCCCACGGCCTACCGGGCCCTGGTGGCGACGGCCGACGCCGTCCGCGCGACCGCCGCCGAGGCGGGCCTCGACCGCGTCCTGGTGGAACTGGTCAACCTCCGTGTCTCGCAGATCAACGGCTGCGCCTCCTGCCTCGACGTGCACACCAGGGCGGCGCTCCGCGCCGGGGAGACGACCCGGCGTCTCGGCGTGCTCCCCGCCTGGCGGGACACCGAGCTCTTCACCCCGCGGGAGCGCGCGGCCCTCGCCCTGGCGGAGGCCACCACCGACCCGGCGGACTCCCTCGCGCAGGAGCGGGCCTACGCCCTGGCCCGGGAGGTCCTGAACGACGACGAGATCTCCGCAGTGATCTGGGTGGCGATCACCATCAACGCCTTCAACCGCGTCTCGATCCTCAGCCGTCATCCCGTACGGGACGTCAGGGCCTGA
- a CDS encoding pirin family protein: protein MDDTEVQVLGARDVPLGGPRAMTVRRTLPQRSRTLIGAWCFADHYGPDEVAESGGMDVAPHPHTGLQTVSWLFSGEIEHRDSLGSHAFVRPGELNLMTGGRGISHTEVSTPGTTVLHGVQLWVALPGAHRHADRDFQHHAPKPVRFGKAELRVFLGSMAGETSPVPTFTPLLGAELLLAPGASVALPVDPEFEHGLLVDEGTVRLGGTSLRPAELGYVPTGHATLTLTNESDHRARAVLLGGTPFDEEIVMWWNFIGRSHADIVEAREEWERASERFGHVDGYPGARLPAPALPNAALTPRGNPPRA from the coding sequence ATGGACGACACGGAGGTGCAGGTCCTCGGTGCCCGGGACGTCCCGCTGGGCGGCCCGCGCGCCATGACCGTACGGCGCACCCTGCCCCAGCGGTCCCGGACGCTGATCGGAGCATGGTGCTTCGCCGACCACTACGGCCCCGACGAGGTCGCCGAGTCCGGCGGAATGGACGTCGCTCCCCACCCGCACACCGGCCTGCAGACCGTGAGCTGGCTGTTCAGCGGCGAGATCGAGCACCGCGACAGCCTGGGCAGTCACGCGTTCGTACGGCCCGGGGAACTGAACCTCATGACCGGCGGCCGCGGCATCAGCCACACCGAGGTCTCCACACCGGGCACCACCGTCCTCCACGGGGTGCAGCTGTGGGTGGCGCTGCCCGGCGCACACCGTCACGCCGACCGCGACTTCCAGCACCACGCCCCGAAGCCGGTGCGGTTCGGGAAGGCGGAACTCCGGGTGTTCCTCGGCTCTATGGCCGGTGAGACCTCCCCCGTCCCCACCTTCACGCCCCTCCTCGGCGCCGAACTCCTCCTCGCCCCCGGCGCCTCGGTCGCCCTTCCCGTCGACCCGGAGTTCGAGCACGGACTGCTCGTCGACGAGGGAACCGTCCGCCTCGGCGGCACCTCGCTGCGCCCGGCCGAGCTCGGCTACGTCCCCACGGGGCACGCCACCCTGACCCTGACGAACGAGTCCGACCACCGCGCGCGGGCGGTCCTCCTGGGCGGCACGCCGTTCGACGAGGAGATCGTCATGTGGTGGAACTTCATCGGCCGCAGTCACGCGGACATCGTCGAGGCCAGGGAGGAATGGGAGCGCGCCTCCGAGCGCTTCGGGCACGTCGACGGCTACCCCGGCGCCCGCCTCCCCGCCCCTGCCCTGCCGAACGCCGCCCTCACTCCCCGGGGAAACCCGCCCCGCGCGTGA
- a CDS encoding GNAT family N-acetyltransferase, which yields MSEQKPEQGTVQETGREGRTPVVRRVDPRHRYEILVDDRRAGLTAYRDRDDRRVFFHTEIDDAYAGQGLASTLVEQALTDVRASGMRIVPVCPYVAKFLKKHGEFADITDPVTPEIVQWLDARLGR from the coding sequence ATGAGCGAGCAGAAGCCCGAGCAGGGAACCGTGCAGGAGACCGGGCGGGAGGGCCGCACCCCCGTCGTCCGCCGCGTCGACCCCCGCCACCGTTACGAGATCCTGGTCGACGACCGGCGCGCCGGCCTCACGGCGTACCGCGACCGCGACGATCGGCGTGTCTTCTTCCACACCGAGATCGACGACGCCTACGCGGGCCAGGGTCTCGCCTCGACCCTGGTCGAGCAGGCCCTGACCGACGTGCGCGCCTCCGGGATGCGGATCGTGCCCGTCTGCCCGTACGTGGCGAAGTTCCTGAAGAAGCACGGGGAGTTCGCCGACATCACCGACCCGGTGACCCCGGAGATCGTCCAGTGGCTGGACGCGCGACTGGGCCGCTGA
- a CDS encoding VOC family protein, producing MITTDFVPGSPCWLDLGAPDVGAAAAFYGGVLGWEYESMGESEEMEGGMFRKDGKIVAGLGKLTEEGARSAWMIYYSVTDADATTRAVEQAGGTVRVAPMDLDEWGRMAQYSDPLGGQFAVWQPGTNKGVDLVDKPGSLSWTELYTSDAAAAKEFYGAVFGWQFSDTELPGGGGTYSLITPAGLPEERMHGGLMQLSEADLALAHGRPYWHPVFAVDDCDAAVAKVTASGGNIQMGPDDAEGVGRLAVCLDPSNADFVVLAPVAG from the coding sequence ATGATCACCACTGACTTCGTACCCGGCTCGCCCTGCTGGCTCGACCTCGGCGCCCCCGACGTCGGGGCCGCAGCGGCCTTCTACGGCGGCGTGCTCGGCTGGGAGTACGAGTCCATGGGGGAGTCGGAGGAGATGGAAGGCGGGATGTTCCGCAAGGACGGGAAGATCGTCGCCGGGCTCGGCAAGCTCACCGAGGAGGGCGCCCGTTCCGCCTGGATGATCTACTACAGCGTCACCGACGCGGACGCCACGACCCGGGCGGTCGAGCAGGCGGGCGGCACGGTCCGGGTGGCCCCGATGGACCTCGACGAGTGGGGCCGCATGGCGCAGTACAGTGACCCGCTGGGCGGACAGTTCGCCGTCTGGCAGCCGGGAACGAACAAGGGCGTCGATCTGGTCGACAAGCCGGGTTCACTGTCCTGGACCGAGCTGTACACGAGCGACGCCGCGGCCGCCAAGGAGTTCTACGGCGCCGTCTTCGGCTGGCAGTTCAGCGACACGGAACTGCCCGGCGGCGGGGGTACGTACTCCCTCATCACCCCCGCCGGACTCCCCGAGGAGCGGATGCACGGCGGCCTCATGCAGCTGAGCGAGGCGGACCTCGCCCTCGCGCACGGGCGGCCGTACTGGCACCCCGTCTTCGCCGTCGACGACTGCGACGCCGCGGTCGCCAAGGTCACCGCGAGCGGCGGAAACATCCAGATGGGACCGGACGACGCGGAGGGCGTCGGCCGGCTCGCCGTCTGCCTCGACCCGTCGAACGCCGACTTCGTGGTACTCGCCCCGGTCGCCGGCTGA
- a CDS encoding ROK family protein gives MLQRTTSETGTKVHARSGRTVRDLRRENRTAVLRRLYFDGPMSRLMLGPATGLSSGSVSNVVAELVAEGLVEEAGSVDSAGGRPRTLVRITPASGFMIGVDIGETRIRIELFDLTLTELARTERPLASSGPRTARYDVDLVVAHLREGIAEVLRTADVPAERLIGVGVGVPGIVSREAGDGAVVHGQTIGWDAVPFERLLRAAVDLPEAVPYWIDNGAKTLGQAEMWFGAGRGARSAVVVLFGSGVGACVLTDPMGPGRALEWGHLTVRVRGRRCRCGAQGCLEAYAGAEALLARWCEAGGQPPAGADEETALTAMLTAAYPADPGTDPDATALSVLEETAEYLGAGFADLINLFQPDRILVGGWAGLQLGTRFLETVTGYAMEYALRYPASRTVVGMGTLGPEAVTVGAALLPLVDFFAQGGRRAESEPSVPAPAWQSALQDRVSP, from the coding sequence ATGTTGCAACGAACGACTTCAGAGACGGGGACCAAAGTGCACGCGAGAAGTGGCCGCACGGTGCGTGACCTGCGGCGCGAGAACCGAACCGCAGTGCTGCGGAGGCTGTACTTCGACGGACCGATGAGCCGTCTGATGCTCGGCCCGGCGACCGGCCTCAGCTCGGGTTCGGTCAGCAACGTGGTCGCGGAGCTCGTCGCCGAGGGCCTGGTGGAGGAGGCCGGCAGCGTCGACTCCGCCGGCGGACGCCCCCGCACCCTCGTACGGATCACCCCCGCCAGCGGCTTCATGATCGGCGTCGACATCGGCGAAACCCGCATCAGGATCGAGCTGTTCGATCTCACGCTCACCGAACTCGCGCGCACCGAACGTCCGTTGGCGAGCTCGGGACCCCGTACCGCCCGCTACGACGTCGACCTCGTCGTCGCCCATCTCCGTGAGGGCATCGCGGAGGTGCTGCGTACCGCGGACGTCCCCGCCGAGCGGCTCATCGGCGTCGGCGTCGGCGTCCCCGGCATCGTCTCCCGCGAGGCGGGGGACGGCGCCGTCGTGCACGGCCAGACCATCGGCTGGGACGCGGTCCCCTTCGAGCGCCTGCTCCGCGCCGCCGTGGACCTGCCCGAGGCCGTCCCCTACTGGATAGACAACGGCGCCAAGACCCTCGGCCAGGCCGAGATGTGGTTCGGCGCGGGGCGCGGGGCGCGCAGCGCGGTCGTCGTCCTCTTCGGCTCGGGCGTGGGCGCCTGTGTGCTCACGGACCCGATGGGGCCCGGCCGGGCGCTCGAATGGGGACACCTGACGGTACGGGTCCGGGGCCGGCGCTGCCGCTGCGGCGCCCAGGGCTGCCTGGAGGCGTACGCGGGTGCGGAGGCCCTCCTCGCGCGGTGGTGCGAGGCCGGTGGGCAGCCCCCGGCCGGCGCGGACGAGGAGACCGCCCTGACCGCGATGCTCACCGCCGCCTACCCCGCCGACCCCGGGACGGACCCCGACGCGACCGCGCTCTCCGTCCTGGAGGAGACCGCCGAGTACCTGGGCGCCGGATTCGCCGACCTGATCAACCTCTTCCAGCCCGACCGCATCCTCGTGGGGGGCTGGGCCGGGCTCCAGCTCGGCACCCGATTCCTGGAGACCGTGACCGGATACGCGATGGAGTACGCGCTCCGGTACCCGGCCAGCCGGACCGTCGTCGGCATGGGCACGCTCGGCCCCGAGGCGGTCACCGTCGGGGCCGCCCTGCTGCCGCTGGTCGACTTCTTCGCCCAGGGAGGCCGCCGCGCGGAGAGCGAGCCGAGCGTTCCCGCCCCCGCCTGGCAGTCGGCCCTGCAGGACCGGGTGTCCCCCTGA
- a CDS encoding ABC transporter substrate-binding protein: MRRFRAAVTGAVSLSLAFTATGCGGGEGSEASPKTLTYWASNQGSSLEVDKKVLQPELDQFEEETGIKVKLEVIPWSDLLNRILTATTSGQGPDILNIGNTWSASLQSTGALLPWDAKNLEAIGGKDRFVDSALGSTGVPGKDPAAVPLYSMAYALYYNKAMFKEAGITKPPTTWDEVAAAGKKLTKNGKAGIGVEGSNLSNNIHQVFVLAKQHGADFFTADGKADFTSDGAVAAVKQYVDLMAAQKIVAPGNAEYAQNQSLSDFAKDKTGMVLWQTPSQTFASQGMGPDDWGVAPAPVPSGKPGTGKQTNSMVAGINMAVFKNTKNLDGALKFVKFMTSDEEQILLNKAYGSVPPVKDAQKDPVFADPSLAVIRDTLATSAAALPQVPEESQFETVVGTAVKELFADAAAGRPVTTESVRAKLEKAQQQMPKK; this comes from the coding sequence ATGCGCAGATTCAGAGCCGCTGTCACCGGTGCCGTCTCCCTCTCCCTCGCCTTCACCGCCACCGGTTGTGGTGGCGGTGAAGGGAGCGAGGCGTCGCCGAAGACCCTCACCTACTGGGCCTCCAACCAGGGCTCCAGCCTCGAGGTCGACAAGAAGGTCCTGCAGCCCGAGCTCGACCAGTTCGAGGAGGAGACCGGGATCAAGGTCAAGCTGGAGGTGATCCCGTGGTCCGACCTGCTCAACCGGATCCTCACCGCGACCACCTCCGGCCAGGGCCCCGACATCCTCAACATCGGCAACACCTGGAGCGCCTCGCTCCAGTCCACCGGCGCCCTGCTGCCCTGGGACGCGAAGAACCTGGAGGCGATCGGCGGCAAGGACCGCTTCGTCGACTCCGCGCTCGGCTCCACCGGCGTCCCCGGCAAGGACCCGGCCGCCGTCCCGCTGTACTCCATGGCGTACGCGCTCTACTACAACAAGGCGATGTTCAAGGAGGCCGGCATAACCAAGCCGCCGACCACCTGGGACGAGGTGGCCGCCGCCGGCAAGAAGCTCACCAAGAACGGCAAGGCGGGCATCGGAGTCGAGGGCTCCAACCTCTCCAACAACATCCACCAGGTCTTCGTCCTCGCCAAGCAGCACGGCGCCGACTTCTTCACCGCCGACGGCAAGGCCGACTTCACCTCCGACGGGGCCGTCGCCGCCGTCAAGCAGTACGTCGACCTCATGGCCGCACAGAAGATCGTCGCCCCCGGCAACGCCGAGTACGCCCAGAACCAGTCCCTCAGCGACTTCGCCAAGGACAAGACCGGCATGGTCCTGTGGCAGACGCCGTCGCAGACCTTCGCCTCCCAGGGCATGGGGCCGGATGACTGGGGCGTCGCCCCCGCCCCCGTCCCCTCCGGCAAGCCCGGCACGGGCAAGCAGACCAACTCGATGGTCGCCGGCATCAACATGGCCGTCTTCAAGAACACCAAGAACCTCGACGGCGCGCTGAAGTTCGTGAAGTTCATGACCAGCGACGAGGAGCAGATCCTCCTCAACAAGGCCTACGGCTCGGTCCCGCCGGTCAAGGACGCCCAGAAGGACCCGGTCTTCGCCGACCCCTCGCTCGCCGTCATCCGCGACACCCTCGCCACCAGCGCCGCCGCCCTGCCGCAGGTTCCCGAGGAGTCGCAGTTCGAGACCGTCGTCGGCACCGCGGTCAAGGAGCTGTTCGCCGACGCCGCCGCCGGACGCCCGGTCACCACGGAGTCCGTGCGGGCCAAGCTCGAAAAGGCCCAGCAGCAGATGCCCAAGAAGTAG
- a CDS encoding carbohydrate ABC transporter permease, with product MTQTAVTPPSERAVRAATPGGARAPRRSGRRRIALPYLLLLPALLLELLVHLVPMLMGITMSFKELTQFSIRNWSEAPWSALDNYTVAIDFDAPVGQALLKSFFTTCLFTVVSVGLCWFLGTAAAISLQENFRGRGFLRTLFLVPYALPVYAAVITWAFMFQRDNGLVNHVLHDQLGIGDSPAFWLIGDNSFWALLVVSVWKGWPFAFLTVMAGLQNIPRDMYEAAALDGAGVWKQIRHITLPSLRSVNQVLVLVLFLWTFNDFNTPFVLFGKAAPEAADLISLHIYQSSFQTWNFGTGSAMSVLLLLFLLVVTGVYLLLTTRGRKTSDV from the coding sequence ATGACCCAGACCGCCGTCACTCCCCCGAGTGAGCGCGCGGTGCGCGCGGCCACACCCGGAGGGGCACGCGCACCACGCCGCTCCGGGCGTCGCCGCATCGCACTGCCGTACCTGCTGCTCCTGCCCGCCCTGCTCCTCGAACTCCTCGTCCATCTCGTACCGATGCTCATGGGCATCACCATGAGCTTCAAGGAGCTCACCCAGTTCTCCATCCGGAACTGGTCGGAGGCGCCCTGGTCGGCTCTCGACAACTACACCGTCGCGATCGACTTCGACGCCCCCGTCGGCCAGGCACTGCTCAAGTCCTTCTTCACGACGTGCCTGTTCACCGTTGTCTCCGTGGGGCTGTGCTGGTTCCTCGGGACGGCCGCCGCGATCTCCCTCCAGGAGAACTTCCGGGGCCGGGGCTTCCTGCGGACCCTCTTCCTCGTCCCGTACGCGCTGCCCGTGTACGCCGCCGTCATCACGTGGGCGTTCATGTTCCAGCGGGACAACGGCCTGGTGAACCACGTCCTGCACGACCAGCTGGGCATCGGCGACAGCCCCGCCTTCTGGCTCATCGGCGACAACAGCTTCTGGGCCCTGCTCGTCGTCTCCGTGTGGAAGGGCTGGCCCTTCGCCTTCCTCACCGTCATGGCGGGACTGCAGAACATCCCCCGCGACATGTACGAGGCGGCGGCCCTCGACGGCGCCGGCGTGTGGAAGCAGATCCGGCACATCACCCTGCCGTCGCTGCGCTCCGTCAACCAGGTCCTCGTGCTCGTCCTCTTCCTCTGGACGTTCAACGACTTCAACACGCCGTTCGTGCTCTTCGGCAAGGCGGCGCCCGAAGCCGCCGACCTGATCTCGCTCCACATCTACCAGTCGTCCTTCCAGACGTGGAACTTCGGCACCGGTTCGGCCATGTCCGTGCTGCTGCTGCTCTTCCTCCTCGTCGTCACGGGCGTCTACCTCCTGCTCACCACCCGCGGAAGGAAGACCTCCGATGTCTGA
- a CDS encoding carbohydrate ABC transporter permease, with amino-acid sequence MAVPRSFLWTRRIFLTLLTAFVVLPVYVMVSSSLKPLEDVSGKFAWIPSGLTIRPYFDIWETVPLADYFVNSIVVAGAATVFSVAVAIFAAYAVSRYTFRGKRVFTVTVLSTQMFPGILFLLPLFLIYVNIGNATGFALFGSREGLILTYLTFSLPFSIWMLTGYFDSIPRELDEAAKVDGCGPISALFRVIVPAASPGIIAVAVYAFMTAWGEVLFASVMTNDTTRTLAVGLQGYATQNDVYWNQVMAASLVVSVPVVVGFLLLQRYLVAGLTAGAVK; translated from the coding sequence ATGGCGGTACCACGCTCGTTCCTCTGGACGCGGCGGATCTTCCTCACCCTGCTCACCGCCTTCGTGGTGCTGCCGGTGTACGTCATGGTCTCCAGCTCCCTCAAGCCGCTGGAGGACGTCTCGGGCAAGTTCGCGTGGATCCCCTCCGGGCTCACGATCCGCCCGTACTTCGACATCTGGGAGACCGTCCCGCTCGCCGACTACTTCGTGAACTCGATCGTCGTCGCCGGTGCGGCCACAGTGTTCTCGGTGGCCGTCGCGATCTTCGCCGCTTACGCCGTGAGCCGCTACACCTTCCGCGGCAAGCGGGTCTTCACGGTGACGGTGCTGTCCACCCAGATGTTCCCCGGCATCCTCTTCCTGCTGCCGCTCTTCCTCATCTACGTCAACATCGGCAACGCCACCGGGTTCGCCCTGTTCGGCTCCCGCGAAGGTCTCATCCTCACGTATCTGACCTTCTCTCTGCCGTTCTCCATCTGGATGCTGACCGGCTACTTCGACTCGATCCCGCGCGAGCTCGACGAGGCCGCCAAGGTCGACGGCTGTGGCCCGATCAGCGCCCTGTTCCGCGTGATCGTCCCGGCCGCGTCCCCCGGCATCATCGCCGTCGCCGTCTACGCCTTCATGACCGCCTGGGGCGAGGTCCTCTTCGCCTCCGTCATGACCAACGACACCACCCGCACCCTCGCCGTCGGCCTCCAGGGGTACGCCACCCAGAACGACGTCTACTGGAACCAGGTGATGGCCGCCTCCCTCGTGGTGAGCGTCCCCGTCGTCGTCGGCTTCCTCCTCCTCCAGCGCTACCTCGTCGCCGGCCTCACCGCGGGTGCGGTCAAGTGA
- a CDS encoding GH1 family beta-glucosidase, protein MSESTDARTALDLEAFPPNFAWGTATSAYQIEGAVAEDGRAPSIWDTFSRVPGAIDNGDHGDTACDHYHRWPEDIALMKGFGTDAYRLSVAWPRVVPGGDGPVNAAGLDFYDRLVDGLLDAGITPSVTLYHWDLPQALQDRVVDSHGGWTERATAEHFAAYASVVAERIGDRVTQWATLNEPLCSGWIGHLEGRMAPGLTDLTAAVRASYHLLLGHGLATGAIRAAAPGAQIGLVTNHSTIEAASTRPEDIAAAARADGHTNRWWLDPVHGRGFPVDMRELYGVELPERPGDLETIAAPLDWHGLNYYFPVTVADDPSGPVPHAREVRLPGVPRTGMDWQIDAGGLETFLLRLTEDYGVQKLYVTENGSAFPDTVGPDGEVHDPERTRYLEQHLAACARAVRKGAPLAGYYAWSLLDNFEWAYGYDKRFGLVHVDYATQRRTVKTSGRRYADIIRAHREATAG, encoded by the coding sequence GTGTCCGAATCCACCGACGCCCGCACCGCGCTCGACCTGGAGGCATTCCCGCCGAACTTCGCCTGGGGCACGGCGACCTCCGCCTACCAGATCGAGGGCGCCGTCGCCGAGGACGGCCGGGCCCCGTCCATCTGGGACACCTTCTCCCGTGTCCCCGGCGCGATCGACAACGGCGACCACGGTGACACCGCCTGCGACCACTACCACCGCTGGCCCGAGGACATCGCCCTGATGAAGGGCTTCGGCACGGACGCCTACCGGCTGTCCGTCGCCTGGCCGCGCGTCGTCCCCGGCGGCGACGGCCCCGTCAACGCCGCCGGGCTCGACTTCTACGACCGGCTCGTCGACGGACTCCTCGACGCCGGGATCACCCCCTCCGTCACCCTCTACCACTGGGACCTCCCGCAGGCCCTCCAGGACCGGGTCGTGGACAGCCACGGCGGCTGGACCGAGCGCGCCACCGCGGAGCACTTCGCCGCGTACGCCTCGGTCGTCGCGGAGCGCATCGGCGACCGGGTCACCCAGTGGGCCACGCTCAACGAGCCGCTCTGCTCGGGCTGGATCGGTCACCTGGAGGGCCGCATGGCGCCCGGTCTGACCGACCTCACGGCCGCCGTCCGCGCCTCGTACCACCTCCTCCTCGGCCACGGCCTCGCCACCGGCGCCATCCGCGCCGCCGCTCCCGGGGCGCAGATCGGCCTGGTCACCAACCACTCCACCATCGAGGCCGCCTCCACCCGGCCCGAGGACATCGCCGCCGCCGCCCGCGCGGACGGCCACACCAACCGCTGGTGGCTCGACCCGGTCCACGGCCGCGGCTTCCCGGTCGACATGCGCGAGCTGTACGGGGTGGAGCTGCCCGAGCGCCCCGGCGACCTGGAGACCATCGCGGCCCCACTGGACTGGCACGGTCTCAACTACTATTTCCCGGTCACCGTCGCGGACGACCCGAGCGGCCCCGTCCCCCACGCCCGTGAGGTGCGCCTGCCGGGAGTGCCCCGCACCGGCATGGACTGGCAGATCGACGCCGGCGGCCTGGAGACCTTCCTGCTGCGGCTCACCGAGGACTACGGCGTACAGAAGCTGTACGTCACCGAGAACGGTTCGGCCTTCCCCGACACGGTCGGCCCGGACGGCGAGGTCCACGACCCGGAGCGCACCCGCTACCTGGAGCAGCACCTCGCGGCCTGCGCCCGCGCCGTGCGCAAGGGCGCCCCGCTCGCCGGCTACTACGCCTGGTCCCTGCTCGACAACTTCGAGTGGGCCTACGGCTACGACAAGCGCTTCGGTCTCGTCCACGTCGACTACGCCACCCAGCGGCGGACCGTGAAGACGAGCGGCCGGAGGTACGCGGACATCATCCGCGCCCACCGGGAGGCGACGGCCGGCTGA
- a CDS encoding LacI family DNA-binding transcriptional regulator, translating to MGNRGPTLEDVAREAGVSRATVSRVVNGVRNVAPDIQRSVRDAIARIGYTPNQAARSLVTRRTGTVALVLSATGKAFAARVFSDPFFGRVVDGVLPVLRERGIQPVLLVAESERARTQLVEYLRQGGADGALVVPLDQDDPLPAMLVTAGLPTVLFGSPRDGERCGYVDLDNAAGARLAAEHLWATGRRRPATIAAPVTAPTADDRLDAFRDVFAARGVTSVPVVRGRFTVDSGRRAMAKLLKDHPETDAVFAANDLMAQGACQYLREQGVAVPGTVAVVGFDDSAAARKARPQLTTVRQPVERMAAAMAGLLIEELDGGGSGPASKVFEPVLVVREST from the coding sequence GTGGGGAATCGAGGACCGACACTGGAAGACGTCGCACGTGAGGCGGGAGTATCGCGTGCGACGGTGTCCCGCGTCGTCAACGGCGTGCGCAACGTGGCTCCCGACATCCAGCGGAGCGTGCGCGACGCGATCGCCCGGATCGGTTACACGCCCAACCAGGCCGCCCGCTCCCTGGTGACACGGCGCACCGGAACCGTCGCGCTCGTACTCTCCGCGACGGGCAAGGCCTTCGCGGCGCGGGTCTTCTCCGACCCCTTCTTCGGGCGGGTCGTGGACGGTGTCCTGCCGGTCCTGCGCGAACGCGGGATCCAGCCGGTGCTGCTGGTGGCCGAGTCGGAACGGGCCAGGACCCAACTCGTCGAGTACCTGCGGCAGGGCGGCGCCGACGGGGCCCTGGTGGTACCGCTCGACCAGGACGACCCGCTGCCCGCGATGCTCGTGACGGCGGGCCTCCCCACGGTGCTCTTCGGCAGCCCCCGCGACGGGGAGCGGTGCGGCTACGTCGACCTCGACAACGCCGCCGGCGCCCGACTGGCGGCCGAACACCTGTGGGCCACCGGCCGGCGGCGCCCGGCCACCATCGCCGCACCGGTCACCGCCCCCACGGCCGACGATCGCCTCGACGCCTTCCGGGACGTCTTCGCGGCCCGGGGGGTGACGTCCGTTCCCGTCGTACGGGGCCGGTTCACCGTCGACAGCGGCCGCCGGGCCATGGCGAAGCTGCTGAAGGACCACCCGGAGACCGACGCGGTCTTCGCCGCGAACGACCTGATGGCCCAGGGCGCCTGCCAGTACCTGCGCGAACAGGGTGTGGCCGTCCCCGGCACGGTGGCCGTGGTGGGATTCGACGACTCGGCGGCCGCGCGCAAGGCGCGGCCGCAGCTCACCACCGTGCGCCAGCCCGTGGAACGGATGGCGGCGGCGATGGCCGGACTCCTGATCGAGGAGCTCGACGGCGGTGGCTCCGGGCCCGCCTCGAAGGTGTTCGAGCCGGTGCTCGTCGTCCGCGAGTCCACCTGA